The Microbacterium sp. Root553 nucleotide sequence ACGTGGAGCGCGAGGTCGTCCGCGGCCTGCAGCTGCTGCGCCTGCAGACGCTGGCCTCCGGGCGCACCGGCGTGCGACCGGTGGTCGTCGAGACCTACGCGGCGCTCCTCAACGAGGGGATCACCCCCGTCGTGCGCGAGTACGGGTCGCTCGGATGCTCGGGCGATCTCGCCCCGCTCGCCCACATCGCGCTCGCCACGATGGGGGAGGGAGAGGTGCGGGACGCGGCGGGAGCGCTCGTCCCCGCGGCCGATGCGCTCGCCGCCGCCGGGATCACTCCTCTCACGCTCGTCGAGAAGGAAGGGCTGGCGCTCATCAACGGCACCGACGGCATGCTCGGGATGCTGGTGCTCGCGCTCCACGATCTCGAGACGCTGCTGCTGACCGCCGACATGGCGGCGGCGATGTCGGTGGAGTCGCAGCTGGGCACGGATGCGGTCTTCGCGGCCGACCTCATGGCGCTGCGCCCGCAGCGGGGTCAGGCGGAATCGGCCGAGAACCTGCGGTCGTTCCTCGGCGACTCGCCCCTCGTGCACAGCCACAAGGGCCCGGAGGACGGACGCGTGCAGGACGCCTACTCGCTGCGCTGCTCACCGCAGGTGCACGGCACCGCCCGCGACACGGTGGGCTACGCCTCGATGATCGCCGACCGCGAGCTGTGGAGCGTGATCGACAATCCCGTGATCACCCTCGACGGTCGCATCGAGTCGAACGGCAACTTCCACGGTGCACCCGTGGCGGCCGTCCTCGACTTCCTCGCGATCTCCGTCGCCGACGTCGCCTCGGTCTCGGAGCGACGAACGGATCGCGCTCTCGATCCCGCCCGCAATCACGGTCTGCCGCCGTTCCTCGCCGATGAGGTCGGCGTGGACTCCGGTCTGATGATCGCGCAGTACGCGGCGGCCGGCATCGTCTCCGAGCTCAAGCGCCTCGCCGTCCCGGCATCCGTCGACTCCATCCCGTCGTCGGCGATGCAGGAGGATCACGTCTCGATGGGATGGGCGGCCGCCCGCAAGCTGCGCCGTGCCGTCGACGGACTGGGTCGCGTGCTGGCGATCGAGATCCTCACCGGAGCGCGCGCTCTCGACCTCCGTGCGCCGCTGCAGGCGGGACCGGCGACCGGCGCCGTCCGCGACCTCGTGCGCACGGTCGCCGCAGGGCCCGGCCCCGATCGATACCTCTCACCCGACATGGAGGCCGTGACCGCGCTCGTGCAGTCCGGCGCCGTCGCCCGCATCGCGAAGGAGCACGCGAAATGACCACGACCCACAGGAACGTCCGCGCCGCGCGCGGCAACCAGCGCACCGCCAAGAGCTGGGGTGCGGAAGCCGCCAAGCGCATGCTCATGAACAACCTCGACCCCGAGGTCGCCGAGCATCCCGATGAGCTCGTCGTATACGGCGGGACGGGCAAGGCCGCGCGCAGCTGGGAGGCGTACGACGCGATCGTGCGCACGCTCGACGAGCTGGAGCCGGATGAGACCCTGCTCGTGCAGTCCGGCAAGCCCGTCGCCGTCTTCCGCACGCACGAGTGGGCGCCCCGGGTTCTCATCGCGAACTCCAATCTCGTCGGGGACTGGGCGACGTGGCCCGAGTTCCGCAAGCTCGAAGAGCTCGGTCTCATCATGTACGGCCAGATGACCGCGGGATCGTGGATCTACATCGGCACCCAGGGGATCCTGCAGGGGACCTACGAGACCTTCTCGGCGGTCGCCCGTTCCCTCGGCCGTGACTCGCTGAAGGGCACGTTGACCCTGACCGGGGGCGCCGGAGGCATGGGCGGTGCGCAGCCGCTCGCCGTCACCCTCAACGACGGCGTCGTCCTCATCGTCGATGTCGACGAGTCCCGCCTCGCGCGGCGTGTGGAGCACGGCTACCTCGACGAGTACACGACGGATCTCGACGCCGCGGTGGCTCGGGTCGTCGCCGCGAAGGACGCCGGGGAGGCGCTCTCCGTGGGTGTCGTGGGCAACGCGGCCGAGGTCTTCCCCGAGCTGCTGCATCGCGGGGTGCCGATCGACATCGTCACCGACCAGACGAGCGCGCACGACCCGCTCGCCTACCTGCCGGTGGGCACCTCGGTCGCGGACTGGAAGGCTGAGGCCGAGCGGGACGCGGAGGAGTTCACCCGCCGCTCGCGCCAGTCGATGGCCCAGCACGTCGCGGCGATGGTCGCGTTCCAGGATGCGGGGGCCGCGGTGTTCGACTACGGCAACTCGATCCGCGCCGAGGCGCAGCTCGGCGGGTTCGACCGCGCGTTCGACTTCCCCGGTTTCGTGCCGGCCTACATCCGTCCGCAGTTCGAGGAGGGGCGCGGGCCCTTCCGCTGGGCGGCGCTCTCGGGCGACCCCGAGGACATCTACAAGACCGACCGTGCCATCGCCGAGCTCTTCCCCGACGACACGGCGCTGCATCGGTGGCTGGAGAAGGCGGGCGAGAAGGTGCATTTCGAGGGCCTGCCCGCACGGATCTGCTGGCTCGGCTACAAGGAGCGCCACCTCGCCGGACTCAAGTTCAACGAGATGGTCGCCTCGGGGGAGCTCTCGGCGCCCATCGTGATCGGGCGCGATCATCTCGACTCCGGATCCGTCGCCTCGCCGTACCGTGAGACCGAGTCCATGAAGGACGGGTCCGATGCGATCGCCGACTGGCCGCTGCTGAACGCACTGCTCAACACGGCATCCGGGGCCTCGTGGGTGTCGCTGCACCACGGCGGCGGTGTGGGGATCGGACGCTCGATCCACGCCGGCCAGGTGTCGGTGGCCGACGGGTCCGCGCTCGCCGCGGAGAAGCTGGAGCGGGTGCTGACCAACGACCCGGGAACCGGTGTCATGCGGCACGTCGACGCCGGCTACGAGCACGCACGTGATGTCGCCCGTGAGCGCGGGCTGAACGTGCCGATGCTGTGAGCACCTCGCTGATCACGAACATCGGCGAGCTGACGACCAACGTCGGCTCGCCGGACGGCGACCGCGTCGGCACGCGTCTCGATGCGGCCGTGCTGATCGACGGCGGACGGATCGCCTGGGTCGGATCGGCGGATGCTGCACCCGGGGCCGACGAGATCGTCGACGCCGGCGGCCGCGCGGTCATCCCCGGCTTCGTCGACAGTCACAGCCACCTCGTGTTCGGGGGCGATCGGGCCGCCGAGTTCGAGGCGCGGATGGCCGGGCAGAGGTATGCCGCGGGCGGCATCCGCTCCACGGTCGCCGCGACGAGAGCGGCGAGCGACGACGAGCTCCGCGCCCGTCTGCGCGGCTTCGTCGACGAGCTTCTCGCGCAGGGCACGACGACAATCGAGGTCAAGAGCGGCTACGGGCTGAGCGTCGCGGACGAGGAGCGTCTCGTCCGGCTCGCCGCCGAGGTCACCCCCGAGGTCACTTTTCTCGGAGCTCACGTGGTGCCCGCGGAGTACGCCGACCGCGCCGACGAGTACGTCGATCTGGTGACGGGGCCGATGCTCGACGCCTGCGCGCCGCACTCGAGGTGGATCGACGTGTTCTGCGAGACCGGCGCGTTCTCGGTCGTGCAGTCGCGGCGCGTGCTCGAGGCGGGCATCGCGAAGGGCCTCATGCCACGAGTGCACGCCAGCCAGCTCGGCCCGGGCGACGGCGTGCGCCTCGCCGTCGAGCTCGGTGCGGCGTCGATCGATCACGGCACCTACCTGACCGACGACGACATCGCCGCGCTCGCCGCCTCCGACACCGTGCTCACGCTGCTGCCCGGGGTCGAGTTCTCGACGCGCCAGCCGTACCCGAATGGGCGTCGACTGATCGATGCGGGTGTCACCGTGGCCCTCGCGTGCGACACGAACCCGGGCTCGAGCTTCACCTCGTCGATGCCGTTCTGCATCGCGATTGCAGTACGCGACATGGGCATGACACCTGCCGAGGCGGTGTGGGCGGCGACAGCCGGAGGAGCGCGGGCCTTGCGTCGCGACGACGTCGGCGCGATCACGCCGGGCGCACGGGCAGACCTCGTGCTGCTGGGCGCGCCCACACGCATCCACCTGGCATACCGACCTGGCGTCCCGCTGGTCGATCGGGTGTGGAAGGACGGTGCTGCGGTCTACGCGGCATCCGGAATCGCACGAGGAACGGATATCCATGGCTCTCTCGCACGATGACCTGTGGCCGCGTGCCGGATCCTGGCCGGCCTTCTCGGTCGGTGCCTGCGCGGATGCCGTGCTCGTCGGCGTTCCCACCTGGCGCACCTCGCTCTCGCCGACCGGCGCGCACGCGACCCCCGCGGCGATCCGTGACGCGCTGACCCGGTACAGCGCCACGCTCATGGGGCCGCCCGTCGTCGACCTCGCTGGGGCGCTGCGCGTGCTCGACGCCGGTGATGTCGTCGAGCCGGACGGCGACGCGGGGATCGCTGCGAGCGTCGCGCGCGTGCACGAACTCGCGGAGTCCGCCCGTCTCGTGATCGCTCTCGGCGGCGACAACGCTCTGACCTATCCGGTCGCACGGGGCGCACGGGCCACCGGGTTGATCACGATCGATGCCCATTTCGACCTGCGCGACGGGGTGTCGAACGGGTCGCCGGTGCGGCGCCTGGTGGAGGACGCCCCGGAGGGCGAGCGGATCGACCCGACGAGGATCGTCCAGATCGGGATCGCGGACTTCGCGAACTCCGCGGCCTACGCCGCACGAGCCGCCGAGTGGGGCATCCGCGTGATCACGCTCGACGAGGTCAGGCGCCGGGGCATCGACGATGTGGTCGCCGAAGCGACGAGCATCGCAGGAAGCGGCGCGGACGCCCGCATCCATCTCGATGTCGACGTCGACGCGGCCGACCGCGCCGCGGCACCGGGGTGCCCCGCGAGCGTGCCCGGGGGCTTCGCGGCGTGGGAGCTGCGCGCCCTCGTCCGCTCGATCGTCGCGGATGCGCGCGTCGCGAGCGCTGACATCGCCGAGGTCGACGCGACCGCCGACACCGATGACATGCGTACGGTCAGGCTCGCCGCGCTCTGCGTGCTCGAGATGCTCGCGGGCCTCGCCGCGCGCTGAGGGCCTCTCAGTCGCGGAGCGTCCACGACGCTCGGCGCGGCTCAGAAGAACAGCATGGCCTTGTACGCGATGATCGACGAGACCACGGCGAGAACGATGATGAGCCCCGTCGCAGCCAGCGGCACCACCCAGACCTTCGGGCGGCGGCGCAGCAGGATGATGAGCGCCATGCTCGCGAGCTGGATGATCCCGGCGGCGATCATGAAACCTTGGAAGTTGTAGCCGAGGAGGTCCCAATCGCAGTTCGGCGCGCAAGCCGGGGTCGAGATCCCGAGGAATCCCACCCAGAACACCGCTGCCATCGCGGCGAGGAGTTGAACGCTCCACGCGACGAGGCTCGCCCAGTACTCGGGGGCCGGTCGAGGCCGGAGTCCGAGGCCGATGGCGGTTGCGATCCCGAGTGCCAGCAGAGCGATCAGCGCGGCCGCACGGAAGAGCGCGATCATCTGCCGGTTCTCCCACGCGGCGTTCCAGGCCGTCGAGGCCGACGCAACCCCGGGCCCGCGGTGGTCTCGACTGCGCTCGCGCGGATGGTCGACGCGGCGAGCAGCCCCACAGCCGGGATGATGTTGAGGCTCAGCCCTGGCTGCAGAACGGCCGCGACGATCAGCAGAATCGTCGCCACGATCCCCAGAATCCACGAGAGCGGTTCCGTCGGCACAAGGCTCAACAGGCCCAAGGCGACGCCGAGCACGCTGACGAGCGCTGCAGGGCCGAGCGCCTCCAGCCAGTACTCGGCGCCCGTCATGGGTGCGTACTGATCCTGAACATTCGTCGCCGACCCGTACCAGGTCAGCCCGAGCACCCACGCGGCGGAAACGGCTGCGAGAATCACGAGCGCCGGACGCGCCTGTCGAGAGGGGCGGACGAGCAGAGCGATGAGGCAACCGGAGAGCACGACAGTGAGCCACCCGATGGCGAGGATGCCTGCGATGCCGAGGTACCCGATCCCGTCGCTGCAGGTCCAGGTCCCCGCTCCCTCAGAGCCCGGGGGCTGCATCCCGCAGTTGTGGTGCAACTGGTCCCGCACGAGATCCACGGCGGAGCCCGCGAGGACGAAGGCGATGATGCCGCTGGCCAGCACAGCGAGTCCTGCGACGACTTGCTGCCGAGTACCCCGACTCGCTCGTCGTCGATCTGGACGGGGGGATGCGACAGCGGCGGCCATAGGTGAGGACCCTAGCAACTGCACCTGATGCGCGTGGCGCTGGGATCCTCGTGTTCGGGCCCGGTCTCAGAGGTCGGCAGCCCTGTTCAGCTCTGCGAGTCTTTCGCCCGGGGTCCCCGTGAGCGTCACGATCGGCGGCGCATCACCGGCGCGTTCGAGGTCGTATGCGCGGCGCGGAAGTCGGAGACCAGCGTGCTCTTGCCGCTCGCATGAGTGCCCGACAC carries:
- the hutI gene encoding imidazolonepropionase; its protein translation is MSTSLITNIGELTTNVGSPDGDRVGTRLDAAVLIDGGRIAWVGSADAAPGADEIVDAGGRAVIPGFVDSHSHLVFGGDRAAEFEARMAGQRYAAGGIRSTVAATRAASDDELRARLRGFVDELLAQGTTTIEVKSGYGLSVADEERLVRLAAEVTPEVTFLGAHVVPAEYADRADEYVDLVTGPMLDACAPHSRWIDVFCETGAFSVVQSRRVLEAGIAKGLMPRVHASQLGPGDGVRLAVELGAASIDHGTYLTDDDIAALAASDTVLTLLPGVEFSTRQPYPNGRRLIDAGVTVALACDTNPGSSFTSSMPFCIAIAVRDMGMTPAEAVWAATAGGARALRRDDVGAITPGARADLVLLGAPTRIHLAYRPGVPLVDRVWKDGAAVYAASGIARGTDIHGSLAR
- the hutU gene encoding urocanate hydratase translates to MTTTHRNVRAARGNQRTAKSWGAEAAKRMLMNNLDPEVAEHPDELVVYGGTGKAARSWEAYDAIVRTLDELEPDETLLVQSGKPVAVFRTHEWAPRVLIANSNLVGDWATWPEFRKLEELGLIMYGQMTAGSWIYIGTQGILQGTYETFSAVARSLGRDSLKGTLTLTGGAGGMGGAQPLAVTLNDGVVLIVDVDESRLARRVEHGYLDEYTTDLDAAVARVVAAKDAGEALSVGVVGNAAEVFPELLHRGVPIDIVTDQTSAHDPLAYLPVGTSVADWKAEAERDAEEFTRRSRQSMAQHVAAMVAFQDAGAAVFDYGNSIRAEAQLGGFDRAFDFPGFVPAYIRPQFEEGRGPFRWAALSGDPEDIYKTDRAIAELFPDDTALHRWLEKAGEKVHFEGLPARICWLGYKERHLAGLKFNEMVASGELSAPIVIGRDHLDSGSVASPYRETESMKDGSDAIADWPLLNALLNTASGASWVSLHHGGGVGIGRSIHAGQVSVADGSALAAEKLERVLTNDPGTGVMRHVDAGYEHARDVARERGLNVPML
- the hutH gene encoding histidine ammonia-lyase; translated protein: MSELTPARDGDAILVGDAPLSRADVVSVARHGAPVALSPAALDRVAETRGVIDALAADPHPHYGVSTGFGALATTFIAPDRRLQLQASLIRSHAAGTGADVEREVVRGLQLLRLQTLASGRTGVRPVVVETYAALLNEGITPVVREYGSLGCSGDLAPLAHIALATMGEGEVRDAAGALVPAADALAAAGITPLTLVEKEGLALINGTDGMLGMLVLALHDLETLLLTADMAAAMSVESQLGTDAVFAADLMALRPQRGQAESAENLRSFLGDSPLVHSHKGPEDGRVQDAYSLRCSPQVHGTARDTVGYASMIADRELWSVIDNPVITLDGRIESNGNFHGAPVAAVLDFLAISVADVASVSERRTDRALDPARNHGLPPFLADEVGVDSGLMIAQYAAAGIVSELKRLAVPASVDSIPSSAMQEDHVSMGWAAARKLRRAVDGLGRVLAIEILTGARALDLRAPLQAGPATGAVRDLVRTVAAGPGPDRYLSPDMEAVTALVQSGAVARIAKEHAK
- a CDS encoding arginase family protein, encoding MALSHDDLWPRAGSWPAFSVGACADAVLVGVPTWRTSLSPTGAHATPAAIRDALTRYSATLMGPPVVDLAGALRVLDAGDVVEPDGDAGIAASVARVHELAESARLVIALGGDNALTYPVARGARATGLITIDAHFDLRDGVSNGSPVRRLVEDAPEGERIDPTRIVQIGIADFANSAAYAARAAEWGIRVITLDEVRRRGIDDVVAEATSIAGSGADARIHLDVDVDAADRAAAPGCPASVPGGFAAWELRALVRSIVADARVASADIAEVDATADTDDMRTVRLAALCVLEMLAGLAAR